In Oscillatoria acuminata PCC 6304, a single window of DNA contains:
- a CDS encoding tetratricopeptide repeat protein gives MKVANRIIKFFALFLVFGGVIPVFDGNAGVVSGVMAQTVEDRQQEASRLIQVGLEQYGRSQFAETLQSWERALTIYQEIGSQVEVMNTLIGMGNIYLNLGNYPKAQESYEQSLQIAQEIGNATGKGNALFSLGSIYGNLGDYPRAIESFEQALLLARELENPGMEGLALGNLGVVYQSVGEYQKAVDFFQEALVLAQATGNQEGIANTLMGLGNVYLNWADYPQAAEYYQQSLGVARELANQRIEGNALINLGVVYKQMGEWIQAQEYYEQALAIVRQVGNPVGESLALNNLGEIHLNQGNYLRAQEFYQQSLIIARSTGNQAEEGLVLNNLGKVYQNLGEYPQAEDYYQQSLAIARKIGNRQGEGNALGNLATVALNQGNYPQAQDYYEQCLVIFETLGDKAAVGTTLLGLGNVELRLGEYEQAQLYYERSLQIAREIGNQQGEGDTLLSLANTAFNQGDFSEAIAFYEQSLKLKQTLGEQAGVANSFLGLGVIYGNLNEYPKSQEFLQQSLALQRQIGSKAGVANTLNNLGVVEIFLQNYSEAQALFDESLMIYREIGDTSGEGSVLYNLGYLHDITRDYNQAEDYLFAAIQVKESLRPGLTDTQKISFFEQEKASYELLQKVLVRQNKPEVALEVSERGRARAFVELLAQRFTEPTDLELTIFAPSLAEIRQIAAEQNATIVQYSQVHDNLYKIDIDKRWEESELYIWVIEPSGKVTFRRTDLKPLWEEQNSGVSELIATARCFGNLICRRNITVDHNSRGIPEVRTDRPAAVNPPSSPPVPTGDRHFQKLHELLIQPIADLLPTDPNKRVIFIPHDSLFLVPFPALQQPDGRYLIEQHTIITAPSIQVLEFTRAASTDLEHTHHTTEQEDILIVGNPLMPFVGGERLSSLLGAEEEAIAIGELLNVSPVLGEAATKSTVVEKMLGSRIIHLATHGSFDPDNPLDGWLALTPEGSDNGLLTVAEIFGLNLNTDLIVLSACDTGRGKITGDGVVGLSRAFISAGTPSVLVSLWQVPDNSTAVLMQEFYHQLQEGEDKAQALRQAMLTTMKEFPNPIDWAGFTLMGEAE, from the coding sequence ATGAAAGTTGCCAACAGGATTATCAAATTTTTTGCGCTGTTTTTGGTGTTCGGGGGTGTGATTCCGGTATTTGACGGGAATGCGGGTGTCGTCTCTGGGGTAATGGCGCAAACGGTGGAGGACCGCCAACAGGAGGCCAGTCGCCTGATTCAAGTAGGTCTTGAGCAGTATGGGCGCAGTCAGTTTGCGGAAACGTTACAGTCATGGGAACGTGCTCTCACCATTTATCAGGAAATTGGCAGTCAGGTTGAGGTGATGAATACCTTAATTGGCATGGGAAATATTTATCTGAATTTGGGCAATTATCCGAAAGCACAGGAATCTTATGAACAATCTCTCCAAATTGCTCAGGAAATTGGCAACGCTACGGGGAAAGGAAATGCTCTGTTCAGTTTAGGAAGTATTTACGGAAATTTGGGCGATTATCCTCGGGCAATTGAGTCTTTTGAGCAAGCGTTACTCCTGGCGCGGGAACTCGAAAATCCGGGGATGGAAGGGTTGGCTTTAGGGAATCTTGGGGTGGTTTACCAGTCTGTGGGAGAGTATCAAAAAGCTGTCGATTTTTTCCAAGAAGCGTTAGTTTTGGCTCAAGCCACGGGGAATCAGGAGGGGATTGCTAATACGCTGATGGGTTTGGGAAATGTGTATCTGAATTGGGCGGATTATCCCCAGGCGGCGGAATATTATCAGCAATCTTTAGGTGTGGCTCGGGAACTCGCAAATCAGCGGATTGAAGGGAATGCTCTCATTAATTTAGGGGTGGTTTATAAGCAGATGGGAGAGTGGATTCAGGCTCAGGAATATTATGAGCAAGCCTTAGCGATTGTTCGGCAAGTTGGAAATCCGGTGGGTGAAAGTTTGGCGCTTAATAATTTAGGAGAAATTCATTTGAATCAGGGAAATTATCTAAGAGCGCAGGAATTTTATCAGCAATCTTTAATTATTGCTCGAAGCACTGGCAATCAGGCGGAGGAAGGTCTAGTTTTGAATAATTTAGGGAAAGTTTACCAGAATTTAGGAGAGTATCCCCAGGCAGAGGATTATTATCAGCAATCTTTAGCGATCGCCCGAAAAATTGGGAATCGGCAGGGGGAAGGGAATGCGCTGGGTAATCTGGCAACGGTTGCTCTCAATCAGGGGAATTATCCGCAAGCACAGGACTACTATGAGCAGTGTTTAGTAATTTTTGAAACGTTGGGGGATAAGGCAGCAGTGGGGACGACATTGCTGGGATTAGGCAATGTTGAGTTGCGGTTGGGAGAGTATGAACAAGCACAGCTTTATTATGAGCGATCGCTACAAATTGCTCGGGAAATTGGCAATCAGCAGGGGGAAGGAGATACGCTGCTGAGTTTGGCTAATACTGCGTTTAATCAGGGCGATTTTTCCGAGGCGATCGCCTTCTATGAACAATCTTTAAAACTCAAACAAACCCTGGGAGAACAGGCGGGAGTCGCTAATAGTTTCCTGGGACTGGGGGTGATTTATGGAAATCTCAATGAGTATCCTAAATCCCAGGAGTTTTTACAGCAATCTTTGGCGCTGCAACGGCAAATTGGCAGCAAGGCAGGGGTGGCGAATACCCTCAATAATCTCGGGGTGGTTGAAATATTTTTACAGAATTACTCCGAAGCTCAGGCGCTCTTTGATGAATCTTTAATGATTTATCGGGAAATTGGAGATACGAGCGGGGAAGGCAGTGTTTTATATAATTTGGGTTACCTCCATGATATCACCCGAGACTATAATCAGGCCGAAGACTATTTATTTGCAGCGATTCAGGTCAAAGAAAGTTTGCGTCCCGGTTTAACTGACACGCAAAAAATTTCCTTTTTTGAACAAGAAAAGGCCAGTTATGAATTGCTACAAAAAGTCCTGGTTCGGCAGAATAAACCGGAGGTTGCCTTGGAAGTGTCGGAACGGGGGCGCGCTCGGGCATTTGTGGAATTACTGGCCCAACGCTTCACCGAACCAACCGATTTAGAGTTGACTATTTTTGCTCCCAGTTTGGCGGAAATTCGGCAAATTGCAGCAGAACAAAATGCCACAATTGTCCAATATTCCCAAGTTCACGATAATCTCTATAAAATAGACATTGATAAACGTTGGGAAGAATCCGAACTCTATATTTGGGTGATTGAACCGAGTGGAAAAGTCACCTTCCGGCGCACGGACCTCAAACCGTTGTGGGAAGAACAAAATAGTGGGGTGTCTGAATTAATTGCCACGGCGCGCTGTTTTGGTAACCTGATTTGTCGTCGGAATATCACCGTTGATCACAATAGTCGGGGGATTCCGGAAGTGCGGACCGATCGCCCTGCGGCAGTGAATCCCCCCTCGTCTCCCCCCGTTCCTACGGGCGATCGCCACTTCCAAAAACTCCATGAACTGTTAATTCAACCGATCGCAGATTTACTCCCGACTGACCCCAACAAACGGGTGATTTTTATTCCCCATGACTCATTATTTCTCGTCCCATTTCCAGCCTTACAACAGCCCGATGGTCGTTATCTGATTGAACAGCATACGATTATAACCGCTCCTTCAATTCAGGTGCTGGAATTCACCCGCGCTGCCTCAACCGATTTAGAGCATACCCATCACACAACAGAACAAGAGGACATCTTAATTGTCGGCAATCCCTTGATGCCATTTGTGGGAGGAGAACGCCTCTCGTCCCTGTTGGGTGCGGAAGAAGAGGCGATCGCGATCGGGGAACTCCTGAATGTGAGTCCAGTGCTCGGTGAAGCGGCGACAAAATCCACCGTTGTCGAAAAAATGTTAGGTTCCCGAATCATTCACCTCGCCACTCACGGCAGCTTTGATCCAGACAACCCTCTGGATGGATGGTTGGCACTCACCCCCGAAGGGAGCGATAATGGACTATTGACGGTGGCAGAAATTTTTGGGTTAAACCTGAATACCGACTTAATCGTCCTCTCCGCTTGTGATACGGGACGGGGTAAAATTACGGGCGATGGTGTCGTCGGATTATCTCGTGCCTTTATTTCTGCTGGTACTCCTAGTGTTTTGGTGTCCTTATGGCAAGTACCAGATAATTCTACTGCTGTATTAATGCAGGAATTTTATCACCAGTTGCAAGAAGGTGAGGATAAGGCGCAGGCACTGCGGCAGGCGATGCTCACTACAATGAAAGAGTTTCCAAATCCGATAGATTGGGCGGGGTTTACTTTAATGGGGGAGGCGGAGTAA
- a CDS encoding CHAT domain-containing tetratricopeptide repeat protein — protein MPFSHKPLNLALLTLILLLGIPILGESQRNLSHLSVTAQTVEELKQEGDRLLDLGIEQYQRSQIRDALQFWKQALVIYQQIGDKAGEGGTLLNLGTVYSDLGEYAQAEQFYQQSLLISRQLGNTVGEGKTLLGLGLVYTSLGDRAQAEQYYRQSLEISRQIGNTAGEVISLFGLGNVYHSLGEDAQAEQFYRQSLLISRQLGEKAAEGFSLFGLGNVYNSLGEYAQAEQYYRQSLEIFRQLGDKGREGSTLGKLGNVYYSLGEYAQAEQYYRQSLEISQQLGDKGNEGSTLNNLGTVYNSLGEYAQAEQYYRQSLEISQQLGDKGNEGSTLNNLGTVYTSLGEYAQAEQYYRQSLEIFRQVGDKREEGITLRNLGNVYNSLGEYAQAEQYYRQSLEIFRQVGDKVGEGSALLGLGLLYENLGQYAQSEQSRRQSLEILQQLGDKVGESTALLSLGSVYGSQGEYAQAEQYYRQSLEISRQLGDKVGESNTIEALDGLGSVYNSLGEYAQAEQYYRQSLEISRKLGDKREQGRTLHNLGTVYDSLREYAQAEQYYRQSLEISRQLGEKAGEGISLLGLGNVYNSLGEYAQAEQYYRQSIEVREQLRPGLTDEQKISLFEQQKSTYELLQTVLIAQNKPDAALEISEKGRARAFVELLAERLSDNREIPVTVTPPNLRDIQQIAAAQQATIVQYSYIREDFTFGNLERFGESELYIWVIKPTGEMTFRRTDLKPLWQEQDSSLAKAIADARCFDNLACLNNIMVSQSREETTEVRSGGGLFNYQAQDEQARPVSQQENRELKQLYQLLIEPIADLLPTNPSERVIFVPHNALFLVPFPALQDARGQYLIEKHTILTAPSIQVLGLTRDQKQAQTVVNSDILVVGNPTMPVVGTEQLRALPGSEQEAREIGQLLNVTPLIGSMATKATVVQQMQSSRIIHLATHGSFDPNIPLDSWLALTPSGSDDGLLTAAEIFGLNLNAELVVLSACDTGRGKITGDGVIGLSRSFISAGVPSVLVSLWKVPDDSTSLLMREFYQLWEESGDKGQALRQAMLTTMQQYPNPVNWAAFTLMGEAE, from the coding sequence ATGCCATTTTCTCACAAACCGCTCAATCTAGCCCTACTTACCTTAATTCTCCTCCTCGGCATTCCCATCCTCGGGGAAAGTCAGCGAAACCTCTCCCATCTTTCTGTAACCGCTCAAACTGTAGAAGAACTCAAACAGGAGGGCGATCGGCTGTTGGATTTAGGAATTGAACAGTATCAGCGCAGTCAAATTCGGGATGCACTACAATTCTGGAAACAAGCGCTGGTCATTTATCAGCAAATCGGGGATAAAGCAGGGGAAGGCGGAACCCTCCTCAACCTCGGAACTGTTTACTCTGATCTGGGAGAGTACGCGCAGGCGGAGCAATTTTACCAACAATCCTTACTAATATCCCGACAACTCGGAAACACAGTGGGAGAAGGCAAAACCCTCCTTGGTCTCGGACTTGTTTATACTTCTTTGGGAGATCGCGCCCAAGCGGAGCAATACTACCGCCAATCCTTAGAAATATCTCGGCAAATCGGGAACACAGCAGGGGAAGTCATCTCCCTCTTCGGTCTCGGAAATGTTTACCATTCTCTAGGAGAGGACGCGCAGGCGGAGCAATTTTACCGGCAATCCTTACTAATATCCCGCCAACTTGGGGAGAAAGCGGCGGAAGGATTCTCCCTCTTCGGTCTCGGAAATGTTTACAATTCTCTGGGAGAGTACGCTCAAGCAGAGCAATACTACCGACAATCCTTAGAAATATTCCGGCAACTCGGGGACAAAGGTAGGGAAGGCAGCACCCTAGGCAAGCTCGGAAATGTTTACTATTCTCTGGGAGAGTACGCCCAAGCTGAGCAATATTACCGGCAATCCTTAGAAATTTCGCAGCAACTCGGGGACAAAGGGAATGAAGGCAGCACCCTCAACAACCTCGGAACTGTTTACAATTCTTTGGGAGAGTACGCCCAAGCTGAGCAATACTATCGGCAATCCTTAGAAATTTCGCAGCAACTCGGGGACAAAGGGAATGAAGGCAGCACCCTCAACAACCTCGGAACTGTTTACACTTCGCTGGGAGAGTACGCCCAAGCGGAGCAATACTACCGGCAATCCTTAGAAATATTCCGACAAGTCGGGGACAAAAGGGAGGAAGGCATCACCCTCAGAAACCTCGGAAATGTTTACAATTCTCTGGGAGAGTACGCCCAAGCGGAGCAATACTACCGGCAATCCTTAGAAATATTCCGACAAGTCGGGGACAAAGTGGGGGAAGGCAGCGCTCTCCTTGGTCTCGGACTTCTTTACGAGAATCTGGGACAGTACGCCCAATCCGAGCAATCACGTCGGCAATCCTTAGAAATTTTACAGCAACTTGGGGACAAAGTGGGGGAAAGCACCGCCCTCCTCAGTCTCGGAAGTGTTTATGGGAGTCAGGGAGAGTACGCCCAAGCGGAGCAATACTACCGGCAATCCTTAGAAATTTCCCGGCAACTCGGGGACAAAGTGGGGGAAAGCAACACCATTGAGGCCCTCGATGGTCTGGGAAGTGTTTACAATTCTCTGGGAGAGTACGCCCAAGCGGAGCAATATTACCGGCAATCCTTAGAAATATCCCGAAAACTCGGGGACAAACGAGAGCAAGGCCGCACCCTCCACAATCTCGGAACTGTTTACGATTCTTTGAGAGAATACGCGCAAGCGGAGCAATACTACCGGCAATCCTTAGAAATCTCCCGGCAACTCGGGGAGAAAGCGGGGGAAGGTATCTCCCTCCTCGGTCTCGGAAATGTTTACAATTCTCTGGGAGAGTATGCCCAAGCGGAGCAATACTACCGGCAATCCATTGAAGTCCGGGAACAATTACGTCCAGGTTTAACCGATGAGCAAAAAATCTCCCTGTTTGAACAACAGAAATCAACTTACGAACTCCTGCAAACAGTCCTGATTGCTCAAAATAAACCGGATGCTGCCCTGGAAATTTCCGAAAAGGGACGCGCCCGTGCTTTTGTGGAATTACTCGCCGAACGACTCTCGGATAATCGAGAAATCCCAGTCACGGTGACCCCGCCCAATCTGCGGGACATTCAACAAATTGCAGCGGCACAACAGGCTACGATTGTTCAATATTCCTACATTCGTGAAGATTTCACCTTTGGTAACTTGGAGCGATTCGGGGAATCGGAACTGTATATCTGGGTGATTAAACCCACTGGAGAAATGACGTTCCGGCGCACGGACCTCAAACCTTTATGGCAAGAGCAAGACAGTTCCTTAGCAAAAGCGATCGCAGATGCCCGGTGTTTTGATAACTTGGCCTGTCTGAATAACATCATGGTTTCCCAAAGTCGGGAAGAAACGACAGAGGTCCGCAGTGGAGGCGGTCTATTTAATTACCAGGCGCAAGATGAGCAAGCTCGTCCGGTTTCCCAACAGGAGAATCGGGAGTTGAAACAACTGTATCAACTGTTAATTGAACCGATCGCCGATTTACTCCCCACCAACCCGAGCGAACGGGTGATTTTCGTCCCTCACAATGCCCTGTTTTTAGTCCCCTTCCCGGCGTTACAAGATGCTCGGGGTCAGTATTTAATCGAAAAGCATACGATTCTCACCGCCCCTTCGATTCAAGTCTTGGGGTTAACTCGGGACCAGAAACAGGCTCAAACGGTAGTGAATTCGGATATTTTAGTGGTGGGCAATCCTACAATGCCCGTGGTGGGAACAGAACAACTCCGAGCCTTACCCGGTTCAGAACAGGAGGCGCGGGAGATTGGGCAATTGCTGAATGTTACTCCCCTGATTGGTTCAATGGCAACCAAGGCGACGGTAGTCCAGCAAATGCAGTCTTCGCGGATTATTCACCTGGCGACTCATGGGAGTTTTGACCCGAATATTCCCCTGGATAGTTGGTTAGCGCTGACGCCTTCGGGTTCGGATGATGGATTGCTGACGGCAGCCGAAATTTTCGGGTTGAATCTGAATGCGGAGTTGGTTGTGCTATCGGCTTGTGATACGGGACGGGGGAAAATTACTGGGGATGGGGTGATTGGTTTATCTCGGTCCTTTATTTCTGCGGGAGTGCCCAGTGTGTTGGTGTCGTTATGGAAGGTGCCGGATGATTCTACTTCCCTATTGATGCGGGAGTTTTATCAGCTTTGGGAGGAGAGTGGGGATAAGGGGCAGGCGTTGCGGCAGGCGATGTTAACGACGATGCAGCAGTATCCGAATCCGGTGAATTGGGCGGCGTTTACTTTGATGGGGGAGGCAGAGTAA
- a CDS encoding DUF928 domain-containing protein, translating to MLNPLFWLKAIALSTACILSLSAVPTAFRTLAQTFPSQTPEVMPPLDPDDKPPTLPAGPRDECLTGENSPSLIPLLPDLNQKIGLTVSPHPSIFVYIPQTLAETALFVLIDEQRDRIYSQAVPLEGTPGILSITVPENANIPPLEPNQTYSWTLALLCPTIAGIREANIYVTGRIQRVENPELAQQVSQATPQQVPSLYAQAGIWHDTLHTLAELRRENPEDTDLTAYWERILTDVGLADIAQAPLLPLDSEPATP from the coding sequence ATGCTGAACCCACTCTTCTGGCTAAAGGCGATCGCCCTATCCACCGCCTGCATTCTCAGCCTATCCGCTGTCCCAACAGCCTTCCGGACCCTCGCCCAAACCTTCCCCTCTCAAACCCCGGAAGTCATGCCCCCCTTAGATCCGGATGACAAACCCCCCACCCTTCCCGCAGGACCGCGAGATGAGTGCCTAACTGGGGAAAATTCCCCATCCCTGATTCCCCTACTGCCTGATTTAAACCAAAAAATCGGACTCACCGTTTCCCCCCATCCCTCCATCTTCGTCTACATCCCGCAAACCCTGGCAGAAACAGCCCTATTCGTCCTCATCGATGAACAGCGCGATCGCATTTATAGCCAAGCCGTACCCTTAGAAGGGACCCCCGGCATCTTAAGCATCACCGTCCCCGAAAATGCCAATATCCCCCCCTTAGAACCCAATCAAACCTATTCCTGGACCCTAGCCCTGCTTTGTCCCACCATAGCAGGAATCCGAGAAGCCAATATCTATGTCACCGGCAGAATCCAGCGCGTCGAGAATCCTGAATTAGCCCAACAAGTGAGCCAAGCAACCCCCCAACAAGTTCCCTCACTTTACGCGCAAGCCGGAATTTGGCACGACACCCTCCACACCCTCGCCGAACTGCGCCGAGAGAATCCTGAAGATACCGACCTAACCGCATACTGGGAGCGCATACTCACCGATGTCGGACTCGCGGACATCGCCCAAGCCCCCTTACTCCCCCTTGACTCCGAACCCGCCACCCCCTAA
- a CDS encoding CHAT domain-containing protein yields MPFSHKTLNLALLTLILFLGIPALGESQRNFFHLSVTAETWVEELLQLEAERLLNLGFQQYNRSQFRDAVESLEKALEIYRQLENKAGEGRILNNLGNIYLSLGEYPQAEQYFRQSLEISRQLGNKAGEGSTLGNLGLVYSSLEEYAQAEQHYRQSLEIYQQIGDKASEGSTLHSLGNVYSSLGEYTQAEQHYRQSLEISQQLGDKVGERNTLNGLGNVYNSVGEYAQAEQYYRQSLEISQQLGNKAGEGTTLNGLGSVYYSLGEYAQAEQYYRQSLEISRQLGDKAGEGRTLNGLGNVYYSLGEYTQAEQHYRQSLEIRRELGDKAGEGSTLNNLGNVYNSLGEYAQAEQYYRQSLEIKRQIGDKAGEGSTLHNLGNVYVDLGEYVQAEQYYRQSLEISQQIGDKAGESLTLNGLGTVYSSLGEYGQAEQYYQQSLEIKRQIEDKSGEGGTLNNLGNIYLYLGEYPQAEQYYRQSLEIFRQIGEKAEEGRTLNGLGNVYNSLGEYPQAEQHYRQSLEISQQIGDKAGESGTLTNLGSVYNSLGEYPQAEQYYRQSIEVREQLRPGLTDEQKISLFEQQKSTYERLQTVLIAQNKLDAALEISERGRARAFVELLADRLSDNREIPVTVTPPNLREIQQIAATQKATIVQYSYIREDFTFGNVKRLQESELYIWVIKPTGEMTFRRTDLKPLWQEQDSSLAKVIADARCFDNFACREDNTIGQTREGTTEVRSPGGTFNQQAQEEQALPVSQEENPELKQLYQLLIEPIADLLPTNPSERVIFVPHNALFLVPFPALQDAQGQYLIEKHTMLTAPSIQVLGLTRDQKQAQTAVNSDILVVGNPTMPVVGTEQLRALPGSEQEAREIGQLLNVTPLIGSMATKATVVQQMQSSRIIHLATHGSFDPNIPLDSWLALTPSGSDNGLLTAAEIFGLNLNAELVVLSACDTGRGQITGDGVIGLSRSFISAGVPSVLVSLWKVPDDSTSLLMREFYQLWEESGDKGQALRQAMLTTMQQYPNPVNWAAFTLMGEAE; encoded by the coding sequence ATGCCATTTTCTCACAAAACCCTCAATCTAGCCCTACTCACCTTAATTCTCTTCCTCGGCATTCCCGCCCTGGGAGAAAGTCAGCGAAACTTCTTCCATCTTTCCGTAACTGCTGAAACTTGGGTAGAAGAACTACTACAACTGGAAGCGGAACGATTGTTGAATTTAGGATTTCAGCAGTATAACCGCAGTCAATTTCGTGATGCAGTAGAGTCATTGGAAAAAGCGCTGGAAATTTATCGGCAACTCGAGAACAAAGCGGGGGAAGGCCGCATACTTAACAACCTCGGAAATATTTACTTGTCTTTGGGAGAGTACCCCCAAGCGGAGCAATACTTCCGCCAATCCTTAGAAATATCTCGGCAACTCGGGAACAAAGCGGGGGAAGGCAGCACCCTCGGCAACCTCGGACTTGTTTACAGTTCTCTGGAAGAGTACGCCCAAGCGGAGCAACACTACCGCCAATCCTTAGAAATATACCAGCAAATCGGGGACAAAGCGAGCGAAGGCAGCACCCTCCATAGCCTCGGAAATGTTTACAGTTCTCTGGGAGAGTACACTCAAGCGGAGCAACACTACCGCCAATCCTTAGAAATATCCCAGCAACTCGGGGACAAAGTGGGGGAACGGAACACCCTCAACGGTCTCGGAAATGTTTACAATTCTGTGGGAGAGTACGCCCAAGCGGAGCAATACTACCGCCAATCCTTAGAAATATCCCAGCAACTCGGGAACAAAGCGGGGGAAGGCACAACCCTCAACGGTCTCGGAAGTGTTTACTACTCTCTGGGAGAGTACGCCCAAGCGGAGCAATATTACCGGCAATCCTTAGAAATATCCCGGCAACTTGGGGATAAAGCGGGGGAAGGCCGCACCCTCAACGGTCTCGGAAATGTTTACTACTCTCTGGGAGAGTACACTCAAGCGGAGCAACACTACCGGCAATCCTTAGAAATTAGAAGGGAACTCGGGGACAAAGCGGGGGAAGGCAGCACCCTTAACAACCTCGGAAATGTTTATAATTCTCTGGGAGAGTATGCGCAAGCGGAGCAATATTACCGGCAATCCTTAGAAATTAAACGGCAAATCGGGGACAAAGCGGGGGAAGGCAGCACCCTTCACAACCTCGGAAATGTTTACGTTGATCTGGGAGAGTATGTCCAAGCGGAGCAATATTACCGGCAATCCTTAGAAATATCCCAGCAAATTGGGGACAAAGCGGGGGAAAGCCTCACCCTCAACGGTCTCGGAACTGTTTACAGTTCTCTAGGAGAATACGGCCAAGCGGAGCAATATTACCAGCAATCCTTAGAAATTAAACGGCAAATAGAAGACAAATCGGGGGAAGGCGGAACTCTCAACAACCTCGGAAATATTTACCTTTATCTGGGAGAGTACCCCCAAGCGGAGCAATACTACCGCCAATCCTTAGAAATATTTCGCCAAATCGGGGAGAAAGCAGAGGAAGGCAGAACCCTCAACGGTCTCGGAAATGTTTACAATTCTCTGGGAGAGTACCCCCAAGCGGAGCAACACTACCGCCAATCCTTAGAAATATCCCAGCAAATCGGAGACAAAGCAGGGGAGAGCGGGACCCTCACCAACCTCGGATCTGTTTACAATTCTCTGGGAGAGTACCCCCAAGCCGAACAATACTACCGCCAATCCATTGAAGTCCGGGAACAATTGCGTCCAGGTTTAACCGATGAGCAAAAAATCTCCCTGTTTGAACAACAGAAATCAACTTACGAACGCCTCCAAACCGTCCTGATTGCTCAAAATAAACTGGATGCTGCTCTGGAAATTTCCGAAAGGGGACGCGCCCGTGCTTTTGTGGAATTACTTGCCGATCGCCTCTCGGATAATCGAGAAATCCCAGTCACGGTGACCCCGCCCAATCTGCGAGAAATTCAACAAATTGCCGCAACACAAAAGGCTACGATTGTTCAATATTCTTACATTCGTGAAGATTTCACCTTTGGTAACGTGAAGCGATTACAGGAATCGGAACTGTATATCTGGGTGATTAAACCCACTGGAGAAATGACGTTCCGGCGCACGGACCTCAAACCTTTATGGCAAGAGCAAGACAGTTCCTTAGCCAAAGTGATTGCGGATGCCCGGTGTTTTGATAACTTTGCTTGTCGGGAGGATAATACCATTGGTCAAACCCGGGAGGGAACGACAGAAGTTCGCAGTCCAGGGGGTACATTTAATCAACAGGCGCAAGAGGAGCAAGCTCTTCCGGTTTCTCAAGAGGAGAATCCGGAGTTGAAACAACTGTATCAACTGTTAATTGAACCCATCGCCGATTTACTCCCCACCAACCCGAGTGAACGGGTGATTTTCGTCCCTCACAATGCCCTGTTTTTAGTCCCCTTCCCAGCGTTACAAGATGCCCAGGGTCAGTATTTAATCGAAAAGCATACGATGCTCACCGCCCCTTCGATTCAAGTCTTGGGGTTAACTCGGGACCAGAAACAGGCTCAGACAGCAGTGAATTCGGATATTTTAGTGGTAGGCAATCCTACAATGCCCGTGGTGGGAACAGAACAACTCCGAGCCTTACCCGGTTCAGAACAGGAGGCGCGGGAGATTGGGCAATTGCTGAATGTTACTCCCCTGATTGGTTCAATGGCAACCAAGGCGACGGTAGTCCAGCAGATGCAGTCCTCGCGGATTATTCATCTGGCGACTCATGGCAGTTTTGACCCGAATATTCCCTTAGATAGTTGGTTGGCGCTGACGCCTTCGGGTTCGGATAATGGGTTACTCACGGCAGCCGAAATTTTTGGGTTGAATCTGAATGCGGAGTTGGTTGTGCTATCGGCTTGTGATACGGGACGGGGGCAAATTACGGGGGATGGGGTGATTGGTTTATCTCGGTCCTTTATTTCTGCGGGGGTGCCCAGTGTGTTGGTATCATTATGGAAGGTGCCGGATGATTCTACTTCGCTGTTGATGCGGGAGTTTTATCAGCTTTGGGAGGAGAGTGGGGATAAGGGGCAGGCTCTGCGGCAGGCGATGTTAACGACGATGCAGCAGTATCCGAATCCGGTGAATTGGGCGGCGTTTACGTTGATGGGAGAGGCGGAGTAA